TGGCGGAAAGTTTCACATGGGCGGGAAACCCTCCTCCACCAGCACCGACAACACCCGCCTCCCGAATTTTTTCTATAAATTCACTCATCAAATTAATTAAAATCCTAAAATCGATTAAAGCAAACGAAATAATGGTCTAAAAGCACATGGAAGGCTAAGTGGCTAATTATAATCCCTTCATCCGCAGGAGGATTTTCTCCTCTTTGGACTTTGGCAAACGCCTGAAATGGGAGAATTGCATCGTGAAAAAGCCTCTTCCCTGCGTTAGTGAGCGGAGTGTCGTAGTATATCCGAACATCTGGTCGAGAGGGACGATAGCCTTTATGGTTTCGCCATCGGGACGATGTTCTATTCCCTGTATTTCGGCATCGCGCGAGGTGAGGTCACCTATGACATCCCCAAGGTTATGCTCAGGAACCGTGACCTCGATTTTCATTACAGGCTCAAGAAGTATAGGTTCGGCTTTTCTTACCGCATCCATGAACGCCCGTGAAGCTGCCAAAGCGAATGCCGGCTCGTCAAGATGCTCCTCGTCAAAGCCTATGTCAACGATCTTCGTAATAATGTCTATAAGCGGATACCCAGCTACCGGTCCGCTTTCCTTCGTCATCAAAATTTCGTTTTTGATAAGTTCCCTGAATTGTTTCCCAAGCGGAAAATCTTCCGGCAAAATGTCCTTAACCACGAAACCCGTCCCCGTTTCAGCCGGCTCGACCTCTACCTCAACTTCAGCGAAAAGTTTTCTACCACTTACTACCTTGTCCAGCGTGAATCGCGAGCGTGCTGGTCTGGTTATAGTTTCCCTGTATGCTACCTGCGGCTTGCCCGCGTTAACATTAACCCCGAATTCCCTGCGCATGCGTGTGGTGATAACATCGAGGTGTAATTCACCCATGCCCGAAATTATCGTTTGACCAGTTTCCGGGTCCTCATGAAACCTGAATGTAGGGTCCTCCTCGGCAAGATGCTTCAGCGCCTTGTACATTTTGTCGCTATCGGCTTTAGAAACCGGCTCCACCGCCATGAATATAACTGGCTCGGGGAATCTCATCTCCTCGAAAACTATTGGCTTCTGCGGGTCACAAAGCGTATCACCAGTGAACACTTGCTTTAAACCAGCTACAGCCACGACATCGCCAGCAAAAGCTCTCGATAGTGGTTCGCGCTTGTTGGCATGCATGCGGAAAATTTTCTGGAGCCGCTCTTTTTTCCCGCTGCGGGGATTAAGATACTGACCGCCAAGCTTCGCCGTGCCCGAATATATTCTTATATAAGTTAATTTTTCCACATATTTGTCCGCTGCTATTTTAAACGCCAATGCCGAGAACGGAGCCCTGGGGTCTGCTTTTCTTGTAAGTTCCATTCCCGTTTTCGGATGAGTACCTTTAACGGGTGGTATGTCAATCGGCGAGGGAAGGAAGTCCACTATAGCATCAAGAAGTGGCTGAATGCCCTTGTTCTTAAGTGCAGACCCAGCGAGAACTGGCACGAAACCATGGTTAAGCGTCCCTTTTCGTATAGCTCGTAGAATAACCTCAACAGGTGGCTCTCTGTCCGAAAGGTACAACTCCATAAGTTCATCGTCGAACTCAGCAACGGATTCTATAAGCATCTCACGCGCGGTTCTTGCTGCATCCAAAAGTTCATCGGGGATGGGTACTATGTCAAATTTTGCGCCCAATGTTTCCTCGTGCCATTTGTAAGCCTGCATTCGAAT
This window of the bacterium genome carries:
- the fusA gene encoding elongation factor G; protein product: MEEVPNTYDIKKIRNIGLAAHIDAGKTTTTECILYYAGKIHRMGKVDEGTAQMDWMDQEKERGITITAAATTLFWRDCMINLIDTPGHVDFTVEVERSLRVLDGAVIILCSVGGVEPQTETIWRQANRYGVPRLAFVNKMDRAGADFERAVEMMRERLGANAVPINIPWGEAEKFVGVIDLIRMQAYKWHEETLGAKFDIVPIPDELLDAARTAREMLIESVAEFDDELMELYLSDREPPVEVILRAIRKGTLNHGFVPVLAGSALKNKGIQPLLDAIVDFLPSPIDIPPVKGTHPKTGMELTRKADPRAPFSALAFKIAADKYVEKLTYIRIYSGTAKLGGQYLNPRSGKKERLQKIFRMHANKREPLSRAFAGDVVAVAGLKQVFTGDTLCDPQKPIVFEEMRFPEPVIFMAVEPVSKADSDKMYKALKHLAEEDPTFRFHEDPETGQTIISGMGELHLDVITTRMRREFGVNVNAGKPQVAYRETITRPARSRFTLDKVVSGRKLFAEVEVEVEPAETGTGFVVKDILPEDFPLGKQFRELIKNEILMTKESGPVAGYPLIDIITKIVDIGFDEEHLDEPAFALAASRAFMDAVRKAEPILLEPVMKIEVTVPEHNLGDVIGDLTSRDAEIQGIEHRPDGETIKAIVPLDQMFGYTTTLRSLTQGRGFFTMQFSHFRRLPKSKEEKILLRMKGL